The genome window CAAAGTGGCACACAGccacaaatcataaaaaaaaaagaaaaaaaaaaaaagaataagaacagTGCATTTCTGTGCAAACTGATACAGTGATGGCACCCACTTTGCTGACATTCACACTTGGAATTCTTTGCACACTGTACATGATTgtaatctaaaagaaaaaaaagactttccACAGGCCAGGCTAAATTCTACCTGAGTGTGCGGTTTAAAGAAGCAAAGGTTGTGGCAAAATAGCCATATGATAAAACGTGCAGGATGCCGTCAATAACTACTGTAAACAGACAAGCACTTGGACGAAGTTTCACATTAAGAAGACTGGCAGTGATTTGCACGTTCAAGAGCACAATCACCTCTTTCCAGATTGCTTTAGAGCTAAACGTGAATGGAAAAGTCCGTTCCCACAGTGGGGATGAAAAGCTGGACCCTGAGGCTTGGTCTAAAGAAAAGGGCGTCGCACAGGTCCAATTAAATGGCCTAAAAAGGATTATCATGTTATGACTGAAGACATGAAGATAAATTAGAAGGAAATCGACCAGAACACCTTAAAAAAGACAGTAGGTGTGTAattacaagagaaagaaagaaaaaaaaaactcccatacACAAACTTACGCTACAAAAACATTTTCTACAAATTCacacttattttttttgttttttaaacatacaaaaccaACATACTCCACAGGGGTATTTTACTCAAGCACACACATATGACCGCTCAGATTCCCAGCAGTGTCATTTTGACAGAGATAGCTAAAAAAAGTCCTGCACTGATTTGGTGCTTGGAGTtgaagaggagaaggagaggagagGTAGAATGATGAACAGAATGTATAGGCGCGTTGCAACAGTTGACGTTATTTCTTCGCTTTGCCGCCCTTGGCAGCGTTTCGTGGAGGAGTTACAGGTCTACCAGATCCAAATCCTCCTGCACTTCCATACGACAGCATTTTCTTCTCCGCTGGTTTCAGAATCTGACAGAAACAGAGCATTAAAAATCATTTATCAGgtaaaatttattaattaagaGGCTAGGCTTGGGAAACATACTGaatattaatattgaatattttgttGACTATGTAAATGAACCAAGATTGGAAATATTCAACCCAATCGCGTTGTTTGGCATGCTCTTTATAGACTTAACTCATATGTACAATACggctttaaatatttagttacatTTCACAGATTTTCTTTAGGAAACTGTAAATTGTTTCCAAAGGTGAGCAACTGGCATCCCTGGTAGCTACTAGTTTTAGAAATAAAAGAACACATGCAAACCTGAAATGAGCACATCAGGGTGTCATCAACACTCATCATAGCACCCGCGTTGTCAAACTCTCCACAGTAGTTGGGAGCTGAGAAAAGTGTGACTAACTGTCTTTTAGCGAAGAACTCATAGCCATCCTCCACCACCTGTTCAGAGAGCACATGATTTATGCGTCATGAATACTGCACAAAAATACCATGTTATTACCACTAGTGATGAGCACTTTCAAAACACTGCTTTTGTGAATCATGCTTTAAACCAGCGATTCAGAGCACATCAAAATGCCAAAATCACATGAAATCAGTAAATACGGCTTTATTACATCATAAGTTTAGAAATTTCAATGGTTTGCCACTGGGAGAGATCTCTGAGAACCCATGAACCAATGTTTTATCTGGTTTACACCTGACCTCTGATCTGTTTTATAAATGTGTCATTCTGCATAATAAACAGGAAGGGGTATAGTTAATACTCTTACTGGGCTGATTAACCAAGCTCTCGATagaacataatttaataaaataacatcgCACACACACTTCATATTTAATGGTAGAAGATTATTTGTTAATTGCACTGAATATATTATACAGATTAGTATAGCACAGTATgtataataaaacactttaatgccatgtcagcatcGGAGGCAGCAACTGGTCAAAACTGGAGTTTCCATTGCATTTACACTCTTCTGATAAGCAGTGGCAGAAAATCATGAGAAACCCGTGAAAAATTGCTCTTCAATCAAGATATAGAGCTTTTGGCTACATCCAGACAATGTGGTGAACATTGCTTACCTGGTGGGCCCTACATATGAGGTCCATGTCATGTTTGTGAAGGAACTTGGCCACAACATCAGACCCGAAGGTGAAAGAGACACCACGGTCATTCTCTCCCCAGCCCATGACATCTTTATCTGGGTCAGCCCAGAGCAGATCACACAGCAAACCCTGGTCAGGGACATCTGTGGGCCTCATCACACGTCGGATCTGCTCCATAGATTGCAGGTCTGGAGAAAGACCTAGGTAAAAGATCATTCAACTACAgtttagaaataatattttgaattcatccAAACTAAGTACATCAAGACTTAAGTGCACCATTCATTGATTCTATTTCACAAACCTGTCCATGTgataaatgcacattttacaggaaaataagcTATTGTGTGCTTTACAACACTGCAGACCTTTCCTATATTGGTTTTGCTGATGACTCTACCTATGACTTTTACCTACAGTTCATGTCAAGAATTCTGCAACAAAACTCTAaactctaaataaatacaaatcattaaccctatattacatatatacacacacacacacacacatacatatatatatatatatatatatatatatatatatatatatatatatatatatatatatatatatatatatatatatatatatatatataaatatatttatttatattatatgtaattttgtaaCAGTCTGTAAAGATTCTTCAAACCTCAAGTAGACATTGGAGAAAACTTCTAACTTACCTCCATGACAACAAAAAATCTTTTCATCCACGATAGCAGCAACTGGTAAGCAATTGAAACAGTCTGTGAATGTCTTCCAAAGCTTGATGTTATACCTCCTTTtacctaccaaaaaaaaaaaaaaaaaatgcatgttcagACTGCAAAATGGTGACATTCATTCAGGTAGAAGTCTCACActtagttcagttcagttctcttGGCTGTTTTGGTCCataccaaaaaagaaaattataccaTTAATCCTGTTATGCTTAGCATTCATCATTTGTTTTGGATTTGTTTAGATGCCTTTGGTTTGTTTAGGTCCGTGCTGCATTCGTATTTCAATTGAACATGGACTGTTTCAATTGAACACAGAATGGACCCATTTTTGCGGCTCGTTTGGTGCACGCCAGGGTTCAGATGGCAGCATTCACACATATGCAACTGAACTGTACTGtgatcactgatcagagcaatcGCACCAACAGTTGTTTTAAGCAAACCATACCTGCCAAATGTGTATGCACCCTAAATTATATCTTAATCTTGTAATTAATCTCCATTTAGTTCAATTCCTAAATGCATGCACTCACAGAACATGCAGAGATGGAGTTGCCTACAATTACTGTGACCTGTGCTACTTTTGAGTTTAAATAGTAAATAGCTTTATACAGGGAGACCTGCAGACCATGACCTAAGCTTTTGATCATACCAAACACACCCATATACTCACATTCATCATAAAACCCATATATCCTGTTGATGGAGGCACATTCATGGTTTCCTCTGAGAAGAAAGAAGTTCTCTGGATATTTGACCTTGTAGGCAAGCAGCAGGCAGATGGTCTCCAGTGACTGCTTGCCTCTGTCAACATAGTCTCCCAGAAACAGGTAGTTACTCTCAGGAGGATATCCTCCATACTCAAAAAGCCTGAGGAGGTCATAGTACTGACCATGAACATCACCTGCAGATAGAAattgagattatatatatataatttttaaaaaaaaaataatacttcattagaactaaaataaaaactgtgtgtCCGGTTATCAGAACTTTACCACAAATTTTGAGTGGGGCCTCCAATTCCAGCAATATTGGCTGACTAAGGAAGATTTCCCGTGACTTCAGACACAATCCACGAATCTCCTGCTCAGTCAactgaacatttttaccaggTCTGGAGCCCTTCACTGAAAATTGAAACAGCAAAAAAAGCATAAGTATCATGAATACCACATATATATTTGAGTATGTATCTGTATGTGTGTAAAGAACTGCTGTGAGGCCTGCTGCTGCATGACAACAAAAAACAGACGACAGGGCCATGAGACATCAGCTTCACCACAATAATCACAATCAATTTGGATGTTTTAATACTGATTTGCATTTACTCTTGAATGATTTATGCAGCATCTAGAGATTATTATTTTTCACTGTCATTCTACTTTCCTTTGTATCTTTTATACATATGACTATATGTTGTATGTATTTTTTGCCTCTTTGCCCACTGCTTTGTTTTTACTCTCCACTTCCTTGTGTGCGGGGACCCAAATCAAGCAAAAATGTACTGTAAGAAATGTACTGTTTATTTAATCTATATAGCACCTACAGTACAGTATTTCATATACTATGCCATGAGCAGCAGTGAGACTGCACATATTACTCCTCTCTCATTGTTTACCTCTTTAATCCACTGGAGAGCCAAAAGAATTGCAATAATACTCTCTTATGATAGCCTGATATTTAGACAAATCGGCTAGCAAGCTTAAAGAAGGGGTAATAATCAGGGGTGAAAATTTGGCACAACATCGGTGACATTCTTCTAGTGGATTTCTCCGTTTCCGAACGGAGACGACCGAcgcactgcgcatgcgcaaaatTTGTGTTCGGATTTCAATCATTTAACATACGAACGAAAATTTTTATTGGATGGAGTGCTACGTATTTACACGTAATAATACACAGCTACACATACGTTCGATTGCAAATGACGAATTGAAcacaaatataataattcattttcaaaagCTTAATCATTATTTAAACATGATAAAACGGCACAGTTTGTAATAAGAAAGAATAAAAACCTCATTACCCTCCAAAAGGCGCTGGATGATCGAATCGATGTTTAACTTGTCCGATTCAGCCATTTTGTTGCTCGCTGGAGATTAGCCGGCTAACAGAGGCAGGAACAAGACGACCCAGGAAACCGCCCAATACTATTACACGGCAATAGCTTTAAAACAAACCTCTATAAAAGAAGATCACACTCTTGATAGTACTCCTgagttcatattataatattattgccgTGAATGGTCCCTTCAGCAGCTCGCTGCGTGTTGTAAACTTAACTAGCACCACGACCGCGCTGACGGTTGTAGGAAACGCTGAAGGGGCGGAGATAGACACCCAATCTCGTATCTGATTGGTTATTCTCGACTCATGACGAACGCTTCGAATGCAGATCCGAAGAGCCAATAGGATATTCTGTGTGTCCGTCTTTTCTATATTTAATCGTAACAAGCAAATTAAAACCACATTCATCGGTTTGTAATCTTAAACAATGTTAACCCTAGTCATTAGAGCGatgtaaaaacttttttcagATTGGACGGTTAATATACCTTATTAACATCGATTActaattattcataaaatgtacgttactgttaaaaaatacactcgaaaaataaaatgtattccttcTTCCGGCCTACGGAAGTAGATAGAAATGACGCAATGACGTAAtccatcagcagccaatgacgcGATCAGAAAGCGACAGTTCGAAACATCTGATTCATTCTAAAGTGACAGAATGTACAACCGCTGATGAAGAAACGTCACCCAATTCGATGGTTAAATTGAGTAAAACTTTCTCattcaaatatgcattttgtgtTTGAATAGCTAATCTATGCACTGTTAAGTGCGGTTGCCAATAAaacgaaagaagaagaagaagaagaagaagaatagctAATCTCTTTGACCATGAAGTTGGTTCATAAAGACATCGAGAAGGATAATGCCGGGTGAGTGTTTGAGAACACATGACTTGCGTCTTTCTGTACACCACTTTTGGACATCATGTGCGCTTTGTGTGTTCAGTGCTGTAGTTGGACCATGATGCAGTGGTGGTGTCATAGACATCATCTGAGTACTTCGGTATAAATACAATTGATGACACAATGTATGACACCGGCGtctccaaactcggtcctggaggacTGGTGTGGTGCAGTGTTTAGCctcaacttgcctcaacacacctgcctggaagtttctagtaagaCTAACTGGTTCTGGTGTGttttattagggttggagctaaactctgcagggcactGGTCCTCCAGGTGTTTGGAGACCCCTTGTATAATGATTTTGTGTTCGTCGGACTGACACGGAACGATTCTGTTATACCTCAGAACCCGTCAATGTTCATTGTTTAAACAGTGCTTTTTGCCAAACTTAGCATAATTGTTTCACAAACTCAATATTGCCACAGCACAGCCCAAAAATGCTGTAGCGCCATCTGGTACAGATAATATAGAGAGTGAATTATTCAGTgaattattatgtaattaatgaacaTTCATTCACTCCAGATTGGCacacaaatgtttaatttattcacCAGAGGACTAGGTAAATTCGCCAATAAAGTAAAtgtgtagactttttttttttaaatctttatattaTCTTAGTCTATTTTCACCATGAAATAGTGAGACAAACAAATTAATGTGAAATAGTGtcatttattgtcattatttgAGGGTAAGAAACGGTTTATGACACCATTCATgtcagatcagaatcagaatgagctttaatgaatttgatatttgatatttgagaTTTGATATTTGTTAATGAAAACAGTCGATTTCATGATTTCAGTACTTTCATTCAATCAATTTTGAAACCGTACTTGCGTGACTGCTGCCCAAATGTGGTCTGACTTGCCTTGGAATAAAATTACATGAGCAAAGTAAGCAACACAAATGTGGAAATTTCTGTCTTCTttttatggatttgtttttttcagtcagGTGACACTAATACCTGAGGAAGCAGAGGACATGTGGCACACCTACAACCTGCTGCAGGTGGGCGACAGCCTCAGAGCCTCAACCATCAGGTCTGTcgcttttttttgtgtgctttttttcccccaatactGACCTTACTGATCTTTATCCAGTTTTGGTTTATCATCCTTATTGTCAGATATTTTTCTACTCAATGAAAAACAATCTGATGTCACAAACAGGAAAGTGCAGACAGAGTCCGCCACGGGCAGTGTGGGCAGCTCACGTGTGCGCACCACACTGACTCTATGTGTGGAGACGATAGACTTTGATTCCCAGGCCTGTCAGCTCAGAGTCAAAGGAACAAACCTCCAGGAGAACCAGTATGTGAAGGTCAGAATGcctttaaaaaattgtttacttTCTGGAATATTTaactttagctttttttttttcatatttcaaaagtTTGTTGCCCTTCTCACTTATGACGTAGGTATGATATAAATAGTGTTAAAATTAGTGATAATTCCTCATGGAATATTCCATATGTTAATTTAGCCTAAATGTGAAAGCTGGAATGAATGAAGTCATATTTCTTCACTTGCCTCATATGCAGATGGGAGCCTATCATACGATTGAGCTGGAGCTCAACAGGAAGTTCACTCTCGCCAAAAAAGTCTGGGACAGTGTGGTGTTAGATAGAATTGGTAAtgtgtttttagtgtattttcaAACTAAAATGAGCTCTCGGGCTGATAACATTTTCACATACTATGTAACAATACTAATAAGTAAAATGCATAactattttatacaaaataaagaaaaaaattgtttttcattttatatttagtaataattatattagattttataatattatgtagACATCCACATTTGAAAACAGGAATTTTAAAacgcacacacaaaacaacaacatatttaaaaaaatatcacactGCTTTTTACTTTCATGCATTGAAAATGGATGGTAATCAGATCTATCAAATTCTAAAATGGCCGTTTCCCCTGTATCTGGTATCTTTACAATAATTTCCcacacaaactaaaataataatatatacaattgtGAGTCACTTTCACTGCATGGCACAGAGCAGCCATGagcatacaaaaaaattaatgattCCGATCCAGCTAATCTGTAGCTTATTTGAACCCTGATTCTGCCTGGATCTATAGAGCAGGCATGTGATCCCGCTCAGAAAGCAGATGTGGCTGCTGTTGTGATGCAGGAAGGTCTGGCCAATCTGGTTCTCGTGACTCCAGCCATGACCTTACTAAGGGCGAAGGTTGAGGTCACCATCCCACGCAAGAGGAAAGGCAGTTGTACCCAACATGACAAGGTGAACCGATAAAAGTTTTTGACTAGAAATCTGATAACATATTTGTGTTCATCATTGTGACAGTGATCAATAGATTGATAGTTTTTTTGAATACAATAGATAGCAACTATTGTTCTTGTATGTGCTGCAAGAGTTATCTCTCAGTTACTGCatgtatatttgaaaatatgattttgaaaCAAAACTGCAAATTTCATACAGTGACACAGTTTTCTCTTTCAGGCATTAGAGAGATTTTATGAGGCTGTCATGCAGGGCATTCTGAGACACTTCAGTTTTGatggtaattttttatttatttaattcagtcaGATAATAAGAATGGACAGTGGACAATTAAATacttatatttttgttgtgtttgtgtttctcagTGGTGAAGTGTGTTCTGGTGGCCAGTCCAGGATTTGTGAAAGATCAGTTCATCTCGTACCTCTTTAAAGAGGCTGTGAGGCAAGACTGTAAACTTCTTCTGGAGAACAGATCCAAATTCATGGTGGTGCACTCCTCATCTGGACACAAATATTCACTCAAAGGTCAATGCTCCTTTCAATTTTAAAAGTATAGTTCGGAAAAACTTACATAGTCCATTGTACAATAGTTAACAGTCACTGGCCCTGTCCCAAACACCCTTAACCTTCGCAGTCTTCTTCTGAGACCACACTTTCGTGACTTTATGCCACTTTGACTGTTGAGTAGACGTCTGCTGCGGAGCACGCCTCAGTGTTGGGTCGGCAGAAGTGCACATCAAGGGTGCATAGCAGCTGCAAGGGTTGCTTGCAAGCACACTTCTGAAAGCTAAAATGATGAATGGAACTCCCAACCGACATGTGTATGTAGCAGCAATGAAGTGTGTCATTTGTGACAGGGCCACTAGGGTGTGCAAAAGCAgcaacaattttatatttatttagggGGCGCTGTGGGCCGACttgaaattaaatagaaattagATAGTAAAATACACAAGTaacattaaagtgcccctattatgccatttttaaggttcctaatattgttttgcaaTAAGATTACATGCATGcgaggtagaaaaaaaaaacatttgttttctcaaaatatgcatttaatatcacctaaTTTTCCTGCGATTTGAAGCAGTTCTAAGAttgtctctctaaacccctcctttccgtgagcctactctgctctgattggtcagatggcccagtcATTTGCGATTGGTCTACCGCGTATATTGCGTGTCAGAAACGATATGCCTATTTTCTTAATTAAGTATTTTGAACGCTCAAtaggaaatatatttaaaatatatataatttcatcatACTTAAAgattgtgattcagtggagcctGCTGGTCCAAATAAACAAAGTACTGAGCCATCTTTCAACTCCATGAGAAGCATTCATTAGTAAAATCACCTGTTTTGTGCACAGTGTCAAGTTGTTCATGGCCTGCCAACGTAAAACATAGATGGGaattaagcaaaaataaaaagcacagacATGACACTTGTAAATTAAGTCATttcataaatacatatttattaattaatgtgtaAAACAAAGAAATCTTTTACTATAGACTAGGGGTCTCAATTtctggagggccggagccctgcagagtttagatttaaCCCTaactaaacacacctgatccaactaccgtattttttggactataaatcgcacctgagtataagtcgcatcagtccaaaactacgtcatgacg of Carassius auratus strain Wakin unplaced genomic scaffold, ASM336829v1 scaf_tig00009130, whole genome shotgun sequence contains these proteins:
- the LOC113072472 gene encoding serine/threonine-protein phosphatase alpha-2 isoform gives rise to the protein MAESDKLNIDSIIQRLLEVKGSRPGKNVQLTEQEIRGLCLKSREIFLSQPILLELEAPLKICGDVHGQYYDLLRLFEYGGYPPESNYLFLGDYVDRGKQSLETICLLLAYKVKYPENFFLLRGNHECASINRIYGFYDECKRRYNIKLWKTFTDCFNCLPVAAIVDEKIFCCHGGLSPDLQSMEQIRRVMRPTDVPDQGLLCDLLWADPDKDVMGWGENDRGVSFTFGSDVVAKFLHKHDMDLICRAHQVVEDGYEFFAKRQLVTLFSAPNYCGEFDNAGAMMSVDDTLMCSFQILKPAEKKMLSYGSAGGFGSGRPVTPPRNAAKGGKAKK
- the LOC113072471 gene encoding protein pelota homolog; this encodes MKLVHKDIEKDNAGQVTLIPEEAEDMWHTYNLLQVGDSLRASTIRKVQTESATGSVGSSRVRTTLTLCVETIDFDSQACQLRVKGTNLQENQYVKMGAYHTIELELNRKFTLAKKVWDSVVLDRIEQACDPAQKADVAAVVMQEGLANLVLVTPAMTLLRAKVEVTIPRKRKGSCTQHDKALERFYEAVMQGILRHFSFDVVKCVLVASPGFVKDQFISYLFKEAVRQDCKLLLENRSKFMVVHSSSGHKYSLKEVLCDPAVTARLSDTKAAGEVKALEDFYKMLQQEPDRAFYGLAHVERASEALAIDILMISDQLFRHQDIATRSRYVRLVDSVKENGGDVRIFSSLHVSGDQLNQLSGVAAILRFPIADVSDAEEDSSSDED